A stretch of Cicer arietinum cultivar CDC Frontier isolate Library 1 chromosome 5, Cicar.CDCFrontier_v2.0, whole genome shotgun sequence DNA encodes these proteins:
- the LOC101497043 gene encoding uncharacterized protein yields MKEHKKTYETFQGKLQQASKGGETSSSCSQVVNVEARLDMWVQSVGGKNKGRIYGAGDRSSLYRPGVASLVPYSRPSRGCANFLSQPSNEIAAQIATFEERAKAAEHEAREAREELRKVELRRQEEVQQIEQRTTELQMQLAILAKSVASIQAESSCRRRHPDYDEDESSDDDGEE; encoded by the exons ATGAAAGAGcacaaaaaaacatat GAAACATTTCAAGGTAAGTTGCAACAAGCCTCCAAAGGTGGGGAAACATCTAGTAGTTGTAGCCAAGTGGTTAATGTAGAAGCTCGCTTAGACATGTGGGTCCAATCTGTTGGGGGGAAGAATAAAGGGAGGATCTATGGTGCTGGAGATAGATCTTCGCTTTATAGACCAGGTGTCGCAAGTCTAGTTCCATATTCTCGTCCATCTAGAGGTTGCGCCAATTTCTTGTCTCAACCATCTAACGAGATAGCTGCACAGATAGCAACATTTGAGGAGCGAGCAAAAGCGGCAGAACACGAGGCACGAGAGGCGCGAGAGGAGCTAAGGAAAGTAGAGTTGCGTCGACAAGAGGAAGTTCAACAAATAGAGCAACGCACTACAGAGCTACAGATGCAGCTAGCAATATTGGCAAAAAGTGTTGCTTCCATACAGGCCGAGTCATCCTGTCGTCGTCGTCATCCAGATTATGACGAGGATGAGTCTAGCGATGATGACGGTGAGGAATAA